The following coding sequences are from one Veillonellales bacterium window:
- a CDS encoding helix-turn-helix transcriptional regulator gives MQLKISNRLHVIRAEHKITQEQLAREIGVTRATIVAIEGGGYNPSLELAFRIARYFNTDINNIFSVEEEVG, from the coding sequence ATGCAATTAAAAATTTCCAACCGGTTACACGTTATTCGAGCGGAACATAAAATTACCCAAGAGCAATTGGCTAGAGAGATAGGAGTTACGCGAGCAACAATTGTTGCTATTGAAGGAGGTGGATATAATCCATCTTTAGAACTCGCTTTTCGTATAGCGAGGTATTTTAACACAGATATTAATAATATTTTTTCGGTTGAGGAGGAAGTAGGGTGA